A DNA window from Pongo abelii isolate AG06213 chromosome 2, NHGRI_mPonAbe1-v2.0_pri, whole genome shotgun sequence contains the following coding sequences:
- the C2H3orf62 gene encoding uncharacterized protein C3orf62 homolog isoform X3, producing MTVGWVGITALRVRTRTWLPTRRRAGCRKDMERDLKADSNMPLNNSSQEVTKDLLDMIDQTSIRTIEELAGKIEFENELNHVCGHCQDSPFKEEAWALLMDKSPQKATDADPGSLKQAFDDHNIVETVLDLEEDYNVMTSFKYQIE from the exons ATGACCGTTGGCTGGGTCGGCATCACTGCGCTGCGGGTGAGGACAAGGACGTGGCTGCCGACTCGCCGAAGGGCGGGGTGCCG GAAGGATATGGAGAGAGATTTGAAGGCTGACTCAAACATGCCACTCAACAATTCTAGCCAAGAGGTCACAAAGGATCTGCTTGATATGATTG acCAGACAAGCATCCGAACTATTGAAGAATTGGCTGGaaaaatagaatttgaaaatgaattgAACCACGTGTGTGGTCACTGCCAAGATTCACCCTTCAAAGAGGAAGCCTGGGCCCTGCTCATGGACAAGAGCCCTCAGAAGGCCACAGATGCTGACCCTGGCAGCCTCAAACAGGCTTTTGATGATCATAATATTGTTGAGACTGTTCTGGACTTGGAAGAGGACTACAATGTGATGACCTCTTTTAAATACCAAATTGAGTAA
- the C2H3orf62 gene encoding uncharacterized protein C3orf62 homolog isoform X1 translates to MHYIKTWSLLGEMSEKLRRCRKELTAAIDRAFEGVSYSQECTGQQRLELSAAPLSSSLPVHRLLCRRHPLAACSSAAPFAAVLCAPENENPAFATNHAPVNAKPHALCPERKPLTSKENVLMHSSILAPERESWRTAGEGENWRKENLRKDMERDLKADSNMPLNNSSQEVTKDLLDMIDQTSIRTIEELAGKIEFENELNHVCGHCQDSPFKEEAWALLMDKSPQKATDADPGSLKQAFDDHNIVETVLDLEEDYNVMTSFKYQIE, encoded by the exons ATGCATTACATAAAGACATGGTCGCTTTTAGGAGAAATGTCTGAAAAACTAAGAAGATGCAGAAAGGAACTGACTGCAGCCATTGACCGGGCCTTTGAAGGAGTTAGTTATTCCCAGGAGTGCACAGGCCAGCAGAGGCTGGAACTGAGCGCCGCGCCGCTCTCCTCCTCGCTGCCCGTGCACAGGCTCCTCTGCAGAAGACATCCTCTGGCAGCTTGCTCTTCTGCTGCTCCTTTTGCTGCTGTCCTATGTGCTCCTGAGAATGAGAACCCTGCCTTTGCAACAAACCATGCCCCGGTAAATGCAAAACCACATGCTCTGTGCCCCGAGAGAAAACCTCTGACCAGCAAGGAAAACGTATTGATGCATTCCTCCATTTTGGCACCTGAAAGAGAGTCTTGGAGAACTGCAGGAGAGGGGGAaaactggagaaaagaaaatttaag GAAGGATATGGAGAGAGATTTGAAGGCTGACTCAAACATGCCACTCAACAATTCTAGCCAAGAGGTCACAAAGGATCTGCTTGATATGATTG acCAGACAAGCATCCGAACTATTGAAGAATTGGCTGGaaaaatagaatttgaaaatgaattgAACCACGTGTGTGGTCACTGCCAAGATTCACCCTTCAAAGAGGAAGCCTGGGCCCTGCTCATGGACAAGAGCCCTCAGAAGGCCACAGATGCTGACCCTGGCAGCCTCAAACAGGCTTTTGATGATCATAATATTGTTGAGACTGTTCTGGACTTGGAAGAGGACTACAATGTGATGACCTCTTTTAAATACCAAATTGAGTAA
- the C2H3orf62 gene encoding uncharacterized protein C3orf62 homolog isoform X2, producing MSEKLRRCRKELTAAIDRAFEGVSYSQECTGQQRLELSAAPLSSSLPVHRLLCRRHPLAACSSAAPFAAVLCAPENENPAFATNHAPVNAKPHALCPERKPLTSKENVLMHSSILAPERESWRTAGEGENWRKENLRKDMERDLKADSNMPLNNSSQEVTKDLLDMIDQTSIRTIEELAGKIEFENELNHVCGHCQDSPFKEEAWALLMDKSPQKATDADPGSLKQAFDDHNIVETVLDLEEDYNVMTSFKYQIE from the exons ATGTCTGAAAAACTAAGAAGATGCAGAAAGGAACTGACTGCAGCCATTGACCGGGCCTTTGAAGGAGTTAGTTATTCCCAGGAGTGCACAGGCCAGCAGAGGCTGGAACTGAGCGCCGCGCCGCTCTCCTCCTCGCTGCCCGTGCACAGGCTCCTCTGCAGAAGACATCCTCTGGCAGCTTGCTCTTCTGCTGCTCCTTTTGCTGCTGTCCTATGTGCTCCTGAGAATGAGAACCCTGCCTTTGCAACAAACCATGCCCCGGTAAATGCAAAACCACATGCTCTGTGCCCCGAGAGAAAACCTCTGACCAGCAAGGAAAACGTATTGATGCATTCCTCCATTTTGGCACCTGAAAGAGAGTCTTGGAGAACTGCAGGAGAGGGGGAaaactggagaaaagaaaatttaag GAAGGATATGGAGAGAGATTTGAAGGCTGACTCAAACATGCCACTCAACAATTCTAGCCAAGAGGTCACAAAGGATCTGCTTGATATGATTG acCAGACAAGCATCCGAACTATTGAAGAATTGGCTGGaaaaatagaatttgaaaatgaattgAACCACGTGTGTGGTCACTGCCAAGATTCACCCTTCAAAGAGGAAGCCTGGGCCCTGCTCATGGACAAGAGCCCTCAGAAGGCCACAGATGCTGACCCTGGCAGCCTCAAACAGGCTTTTGATGATCATAATATTGTTGAGACTGTTCTGGACTTGGAAGAGGACTACAATGTGATGACCTCTTTTAAATACCAAATTGAGTAA